In Tribolium castaneum strain GA2 chromosome 4, icTriCast1.1, whole genome shotgun sequence, one DNA window encodes the following:
- the LOC661710 gene encoding myogenesis-regulating glycosidase isoform X5, protein MSFSSFNMDEIQYIDDDGKSEAKTPLRNARRKSVTSPRMLKPPVDDESGSNSPANSITSINSLASLLREKMQMLPATLRKKKTHDYKTRIFVALLFITIVVLIFCAYFLYHQKVLQKAYFQKIKFNKIKRLMKIYNTDGVEIIRARLGTTIKYDKALPCLPVDERHDGSICFEWMGNARLYLQYYQLNPEVRCYNLQWIALNDGMAPTDCFSLVDDHWYGGGQTAESAWPLEKGNHDFAPFITGTVDKHEYGNVLKRYFISAKGVAVLVDAKTPLQVSISSTESKELCLRAKYDDFAYVNRLTKTAHLNYSICTSSDMTKLHSNLVENALWDGLKLEDMNVVNSLLTEPLWEITASSKSELTEETISNYTDNVIALGFLKQGHVLINEFWQKSVGDFEVDSERFPGLEEVITVMHRRGFRIVFSIQPFISTESFNFGEAVKKRLLVSERFSDRRIPALTRYKSSQSAGVLDPTNNKTIPWLLAKLKSVVAKYKFDAYYLDLGIAYNMPHYYQCEKPLINPDQYKTYFINNLQSSVSLFGVNSAVERPKAPTFVSLPQFESSWDGLRRVIPTILTYGLLGYPFLIPGAVGGDVESPDTVFYANYSSELLPDKELYVRWLQLATFLPVIRFTHLPSTFGDDVMDMAKILTSLRQTKVTPLLKKYAKTSLDTGLPLIRPLWMLEYNDTACHVVADEFSIGEDLIVAPVLYSGAREREIYLPAGVWKDGIDNSLRKGSRWIHDYKVEQNEIAYFEKMPDNTRF, encoded by the exons ATGagtttttctagttttaacATGGATGAGATCCAGTATATTGACGATGATGGCAAGAGTGAAGCAAA GACTCCTCTACGTAATGCTAGACGGAAGTCCGTCACAAGTCCCAGAATGCTCAAACCGCCAGTCGACGATGAATCCGGAAGTAATTCCCCAGCAAACTCAATCACCTCGATCAATTCTTTGGCGAGTTTGCTCCGCGAAAAAATGCAG ATGCTTCCAGCAACTCTCCGCAAAAAGAAAACCCACGACTACAAAACCCGCATTTTTGTCGCCCTCCTGTTCATAACAATCGTCGTGCTCATCTTTTGCGCCTATTTCCTCTACCACCAAAAAGTCCTCCAGAAAGCGTACTTCCAAAAAATCAAGTTCAATAAAATCAAGCGTTTGATGAAAATCTACAACACGGACGGGGTCGAGATCATTCGGGCCCGTCTAGGGACGACCATCAAATACGACAAGGCTTTACCATGCCTGCCAGTGGACGAGAGACACGATGGTAGTATTTGCTTCGAATGGATGGGCAATGCGCGGTTGTACCTCCAGTACTATCAGCTCAACCCCGAAGTCAGGTGTTACAACTTGCAATGGATTGCGCTAAATGATGGTATGGCGCCCACTGATTGTTTCAGTCTAGTGGACGACCATTGGTACGGCGGGGGGCAAACGGCAGAGTCGGCCTGGCCCCTAGAGAAGGGCAACCATGATTTTGCCCCGTTTATCACAGGAACGGTCGACAAGCACGAATATGGCAATGTTCTGAAGCGCTATTTTATCAGTGCCAAAGGGGTGGCTGTGCTAGTTGACGCCAAAACGCCCCTCCAGGTCTCAATTTCAAGCACCGAAAGCAAGGAATTGTGTCTCAGGGCGAAGTACGACGACTTCGCTTATGTCAATCGGTTGACGAAGACGGCACACTTGAACTACAGCATTTGCACTAGTTCGGACATGACCAAGCTTCACTCAAACTTGGTGGAAAACGCCCTCTGGGACGGCCTAAAACTTGAGGACATGAACGTCGTGAACTCGCTCCTGACCGAGCCTTTGTGGGAAATCACTGCGTCGAGTAAAAGCGAACTGACCGAAGAGACCATCTCGAATTACACGGACAATGTCATAGCTTTAGGTTTTTTGAAACAAGGCCATGTTCTGATCAAtgaattttggcaaaaaagcGTCGGTGATTTTGAAGTTGATTCTGAGCGTTTCCCGGGCCTTGAAGAGGTCATAACTGTGATGCACCGTcgaggtttcagaatcgtgtTCTCCATACAACCCTTTATCTCAACTGAAAGTTTCAATTTCGGCGAAGCCGTGAAAAAACGTCTGCTGGTGTCGGAGCGTTTCAGCGACCGGAGAATTCCAGCCTTGACTCGGTACAAATCCTCACAAAGCGCCGGGGTTTTAGACCCAACTAACAACAAAACTATCCCTTGGCTCTTGGCCAAGTTAAAATCAGTGGTCGCGAAATACAAATTCGACGCTTATTATCTCGATCTGGGCATTGCCTACAACATGCCCCACTATTACCAGTGCGAGAAGCCTTTGATCAACCCCGACCAGTATAAAACTTATTTCATTAACAACCTGCAAAGTAGCGTGAGCTTGTTTGGGGTTAACAGCGCCGTTGAGCGCCCCAAAGCCCCAACTTTCGTCTCGTTGCCTCAATTTGAGTCGTCATGGGACGGTTTAAGGAGAGTCATTCCCACCATTCTCACTTACGGTCTCCTGGGCTATCCTTTCCTGATCCCAGGGGCCGTCGGGGGTGACGTCGAGTCCCCAGACACGGTCTTTTATGCTAATTACAGTTCGGAACTTCTTCCGGATAAAGAATTGTACGTCCGGTGGCTGCAACTAGCGACTTTTCTCCCAGTTATCCGCTTTACTCATTTACCGAGTACGTTCGGAGACGATGTTATGGACATGGCGAAGATTTTGACTTCTCTGAGGCAAACTAAAGTCACGCCTTTGTTGAAAAAGTACGCAAAGACGTCGCTTGATACGGGGTTGCCGCTGATAAGGCCCTTGTGGATGTTGGAGTATAATGATACAGCGTGTCACGTGGTTGCTGATGAGTTTTCGATCGGAGAGGATTTGATTGTGGCCCCAGTTTTGTATTCGGGGGCAAGAGAACGGGAGATTTATCTACCGGCAGGTGTCTGGAAGGATGGGATTGATAACAGTCTAAGGAAGGGCAGCCGGTGGATCCACGACTACAAAGTGGAACAAAACGAAATTgcgtattttgaaaaaatgcccGATAATACAAGATTCTGA
- the LOC661710 gene encoding myogenesis-regulating glycosidase isoform X6: protein MLVSLFNMDEIQYIDDDGKSEAKTPLRNARRKSVTSPRMLKPPVDDESGSNSPANSITSINSLASLLREKMQMLPATLRKKKTHDYKTRIFVALLFITIVVLIFCAYFLYHQKVLQKAYFQKIKFNKIKRLMKIYNTDGVEIIRARLGTTIKYDKALPCLPVDERHDGSICFEWMGNARLYLQYYQLNPEVRCYNLQWIALNDGMAPTDCFSLVDDHWYGGGQTAESAWPLEKGNHDFAPFITGTVDKHEYGNVLKRYFISAKGVAVLVDAKTPLQVSISSTESKELCLRAKYDDFAYVNRLTKTAHLNYSICTSSDMTKLHSNLVENALWDGLKLEDMNVVNSLLTEPLWEITASSKSELTEETISNYTDNVIALGFLKQGHVLINEFWQKSVGDFEVDSERFPGLEEVITVMHRRGFRIVFSIQPFISTESFNFGEAVKKRLLVSERFSDRRIPALTRYKSSQSAGVLDPTNNKTIPWLLAKLKSVVAKYKFDAYYLDLGIAYNMPHYYQCEKPLINPDQYKTYFINNLQSSVSLFGVNSAVERPKAPTFVSLPQFESSWDGLRRVIPTILTYGLLGYPFLIPGAVGGDVESPDTVFYANYSSELLPDKELYVRWLQLATFLPVIRFTHLPSTFGDDVMDMAKILTSLRQTKVTPLLKKYAKTSLDTGLPLIRPLWMLEYNDTACHVVADEFSIGEDLIVAPVLYSGAREREIYLPAGVWKDGIDNSLRKGSRWIHDYKVEQNEIAYFEKMPDNTRF from the exons ATGCTAGTTAGTCT ttttaacATGGATGAGATCCAGTATATTGACGATGATGGCAAGAGTGAAGCAAA GACTCCTCTACGTAATGCTAGACGGAAGTCCGTCACAAGTCCCAGAATGCTCAAACCGCCAGTCGACGATGAATCCGGAAGTAATTCCCCAGCAAACTCAATCACCTCGATCAATTCTTTGGCGAGTTTGCTCCGCGAAAAAATGCAG ATGCTTCCAGCAACTCTCCGCAAAAAGAAAACCCACGACTACAAAACCCGCATTTTTGTCGCCCTCCTGTTCATAACAATCGTCGTGCTCATCTTTTGCGCCTATTTCCTCTACCACCAAAAAGTCCTCCAGAAAGCGTACTTCCAAAAAATCAAGTTCAATAAAATCAAGCGTTTGATGAAAATCTACAACACGGACGGGGTCGAGATCATTCGGGCCCGTCTAGGGACGACCATCAAATACGACAAGGCTTTACCATGCCTGCCAGTGGACGAGAGACACGATGGTAGTATTTGCTTCGAATGGATGGGCAATGCGCGGTTGTACCTCCAGTACTATCAGCTCAACCCCGAAGTCAGGTGTTACAACTTGCAATGGATTGCGCTAAATGATGGTATGGCGCCCACTGATTGTTTCAGTCTAGTGGACGACCATTGGTACGGCGGGGGGCAAACGGCAGAGTCGGCCTGGCCCCTAGAGAAGGGCAACCATGATTTTGCCCCGTTTATCACAGGAACGGTCGACAAGCACGAATATGGCAATGTTCTGAAGCGCTATTTTATCAGTGCCAAAGGGGTGGCTGTGCTAGTTGACGCCAAAACGCCCCTCCAGGTCTCAATTTCAAGCACCGAAAGCAAGGAATTGTGTCTCAGGGCGAAGTACGACGACTTCGCTTATGTCAATCGGTTGACGAAGACGGCACACTTGAACTACAGCATTTGCACTAGTTCGGACATGACCAAGCTTCACTCAAACTTGGTGGAAAACGCCCTCTGGGACGGCCTAAAACTTGAGGACATGAACGTCGTGAACTCGCTCCTGACCGAGCCTTTGTGGGAAATCACTGCGTCGAGTAAAAGCGAACTGACCGAAGAGACCATCTCGAATTACACGGACAATGTCATAGCTTTAGGTTTTTTGAAACAAGGCCATGTTCTGATCAAtgaattttggcaaaaaagcGTCGGTGATTTTGAAGTTGATTCTGAGCGTTTCCCGGGCCTTGAAGAGGTCATAACTGTGATGCACCGTcgaggtttcagaatcgtgtTCTCCATACAACCCTTTATCTCAACTGAAAGTTTCAATTTCGGCGAAGCCGTGAAAAAACGTCTGCTGGTGTCGGAGCGTTTCAGCGACCGGAGAATTCCAGCCTTGACTCGGTACAAATCCTCACAAAGCGCCGGGGTTTTAGACCCAACTAACAACAAAACTATCCCTTGGCTCTTGGCCAAGTTAAAATCAGTGGTCGCGAAATACAAATTCGACGCTTATTATCTCGATCTGGGCATTGCCTACAACATGCCCCACTATTACCAGTGCGAGAAGCCTTTGATCAACCCCGACCAGTATAAAACTTATTTCATTAACAACCTGCAAAGTAGCGTGAGCTTGTTTGGGGTTAACAGCGCCGTTGAGCGCCCCAAAGCCCCAACTTTCGTCTCGTTGCCTCAATTTGAGTCGTCATGGGACGGTTTAAGGAGAGTCATTCCCACCATTCTCACTTACGGTCTCCTGGGCTATCCTTTCCTGATCCCAGGGGCCGTCGGGGGTGACGTCGAGTCCCCAGACACGGTCTTTTATGCTAATTACAGTTCGGAACTTCTTCCGGATAAAGAATTGTACGTCCGGTGGCTGCAACTAGCGACTTTTCTCCCAGTTATCCGCTTTACTCATTTACCGAGTACGTTCGGAGACGATGTTATGGACATGGCGAAGATTTTGACTTCTCTGAGGCAAACTAAAGTCACGCCTTTGTTGAAAAAGTACGCAAAGACGTCGCTTGATACGGGGTTGCCGCTGATAAGGCCCTTGTGGATGTTGGAGTATAATGATACAGCGTGTCACGTGGTTGCTGATGAGTTTTCGATCGGAGAGGATTTGATTGTGGCCCCAGTTTTGTATTCGGGGGCAAGAGAACGGGAGATTTATCTACCGGCAGGTGTCTGGAAGGATGGGATTGATAACAGTCTAAGGAAGGGCAGCCGGTGGATCCACGACTACAAAGTGGAACAAAACGAAATTgcgtattttgaaaaaatgcccGATAATACAAGATTCTGA